In one Halomarina ordinaria genomic region, the following are encoded:
- a CDS encoding aldehyde dehydrogenase family protein, with amino-acid sequence MATRHVESFDRLYVGGEWVPAEGTLTVRDLADGGTFATVGAASAEQADAALTAAERGAEAMRESTIVQRAEWLAAIADGIEARRDRLADTIVREAGKPIASARNEVDAATERFRRAVEEARSLQGEYREGTTEGHEGWRALVKPVPVGTVLCIAPYNYPLATTALQVAPALAAGNSVVLKPASQTPVSARLLAEIVEEVGLPDGALNYVSGRSSEVGDELVSDARVDAIAMTGSSGAGEHVARASGMVHLHMELGGNAPAVVFPDADVEAAAAACAKGSLKYAGQRCSAVSRALVHEDVHDGLAARVDAAMDDWQLGDLFDEGTALGPLIDESQAEWVEELVEDAVARGATLVRGGERDGAHFEPTLLTNVPHDARIVHEEQFGPVVALVPFADEAEALALANGGDLALDAAVFTSDYDRALRVAERVDAGAVRINGAPSHGLGDIPFGGEKASGIGREGLGVTIESFVQTKSIVL; translated from the coding sequence ATGGCTACGAGACACGTCGAGTCCTTCGACCGCCTCTACGTCGGTGGGGAGTGGGTACCGGCGGAGGGAACGCTCACGGTGCGGGACCTCGCGGACGGGGGGACGTTCGCGACGGTCGGAGCCGCGAGCGCCGAACAGGCGGACGCGGCGCTGACGGCCGCCGAGCGCGGGGCCGAGGCGATGCGCGAGAGCACCATCGTCCAGCGCGCGGAGTGGCTGGCCGCCATCGCCGACGGCATCGAGGCGCGCCGTGACCGCCTCGCCGACACCATCGTCCGCGAGGCGGGCAAGCCCATCGCCAGCGCCCGCAACGAGGTGGACGCGGCCACGGAGCGCTTCCGGCGCGCGGTCGAGGAGGCGCGTTCGCTGCAGGGCGAGTACCGCGAGGGGACGACCGAGGGCCACGAGGGGTGGCGCGCGCTCGTCAAACCGGTCCCCGTCGGGACGGTGCTCTGTATCGCGCCGTACAACTACCCGCTGGCGACGACGGCGCTGCAGGTCGCCCCGGCGCTCGCCGCCGGTAACAGCGTCGTCCTCAAGCCGGCGAGCCAGACGCCAGTCAGCGCCCGCCTCCTCGCCGAAATCGTCGAGGAGGTGGGGCTCCCCGACGGCGCGCTCAACTACGTCTCGGGGCGCAGCAGCGAGGTCGGCGACGAACTCGTGAGCGACGCCCGGGTCGACGCCATCGCCATGACCGGGTCGTCGGGCGCCGGCGAGCACGTCGCGCGCGCGAGCGGGATGGTCCACCTGCACATGGAACTCGGGGGGAACGCCCCCGCAGTCGTGTTCCCCGACGCGGACGTCGAGGCGGCGGCCGCCGCCTGCGCGAAGGGGTCGCTCAAGTACGCCGGCCAGCGCTGCTCGGCGGTGAGCCGCGCCCTCGTCCACGAGGACGTCCACGACGGCCTCGCCGCCCGCGTCGACGCGGCGATGGACGACTGGCAGCTCGGCGACCTCTTCGACGAGGGGACCGCGCTCGGCCCGCTCATCGACGAGTCGCAGGCCGAGTGGGTCGAGGAACTCGTCGAGGACGCCGTCGCCCGCGGCGCGACGCTCGTCCGCGGCGGCGAGCGCGACGGCGCACACTTCGAACCCACCCTGCTGACGAACGTCCCCCACGACGCCCGCATCGTCCACGAGGAGCAGTTCGGTCCCGTCGTCGCCCTCGTCCCCTTCGCGGACGAGGCGGAGGCACTCGCGCTGGCCAACGGCGGCGACCTCGCGCTCGACGCCGCCGTCTTCACGAGCGACTACGACCGCGCGCTCCGGGTGGCCGAACGCGTCGACGCCGGCGCGGTCCGCATCAATGGTGCACCGAGCCACGGTCTCGGCGACATCCCCTTCGGCGGCGAGAAAGCCTCCGGTATCGGCCGCGAGGGTCTCGGCGTCACCATCGAGTCGTTCGTCCAGACGAAGAGCATCGTTCTCTGA
- a CDS encoding MATE family efflux transporter, whose protein sequence is MPSLPSNPVRGALLWVGLVLARLGLLDRTRVVRTTDLAWPRVVTGLARMSKSAVDVAMVGLALGSSAIAGVGFATPYWGLAFALGGGVAGGTISLVSQRYGADRFDELDRSVKASVVVALCLTLPVSALFAAFPTELVALVGTGEAAVAYGATYLRVVALGVPFAALNLVASRTLVGCDDARTPMLVRAGGAVANVGVNALLVFGLGLGVFGAAMGTVLANVLVTLAFAWGLLRGGLPLVGAFPVTLDVRGPHLDWSLARDLTDIATPLVLTNLARIGGQFPFLAVVGLFGEEVAAAFVIALRVRDLLDTPGWGFGLASSSLVGQSLGVGAEDDAASYAQDVLRFALAVYLVAAASVFAVADWVGRLFVADPAVVPLVGGFVSAVCVSVVFYGVTNGATGPLRASGDTRWPLYGQVLGLYGVALPVASLGTTTDLGVTALYLALVLETAVPAAVVYYRYRSGRWKSISRAYRPAAADD, encoded by the coding sequence GTGCCTTCGCTCCCGTCGAACCCGGTCCGTGGCGCGCTCCTGTGGGTGGGGCTGGTGCTCGCGCGACTCGGCCTCCTCGACCGCACGCGGGTCGTCCGGACGACCGACCTCGCCTGGCCGCGGGTGGTCACCGGCCTCGCGCGGATGTCGAAGTCGGCGGTCGACGTCGCGATGGTGGGCCTCGCGCTGGGGTCGAGCGCCATCGCCGGCGTCGGCTTCGCCACCCCCTACTGGGGGCTGGCGTTCGCGCTCGGCGGCGGCGTCGCCGGCGGCACCATCAGCCTCGTCTCCCAGCGCTACGGCGCCGACCGATTCGACGAACTCGACCGGTCGGTGAAGGCGAGCGTCGTCGTCGCTCTCTGTCTCACCCTCCCCGTCTCGGCACTGTTCGCCGCGTTCCCGACCGAACTCGTCGCGCTCGTCGGGACCGGCGAGGCGGCGGTCGCCTACGGCGCGACGTACCTCCGGGTGGTCGCCCTCGGCGTCCCGTTCGCCGCGCTCAACCTCGTCGCCAGTCGGACGCTCGTCGGCTGTGACGACGCGCGAACGCCCATGCTGGTGCGCGCCGGCGGGGCCGTCGCCAACGTCGGCGTGAACGCGCTGCTCGTCTTCGGCCTGGGTCTCGGGGTCTTCGGCGCGGCGATGGGGACGGTGCTCGCGAACGTGCTGGTGACGCTCGCCTTCGCGTGGGGGCTCCTGCGCGGCGGCCTCCCCCTGGTCGGGGCGTTCCCGGTCACGCTCGACGTGCGCGGTCCCCACCTCGACTGGTCGCTCGCGCGCGACCTGACCGATATCGCGACGCCCCTGGTGCTGACGAACCTCGCGCGCATCGGCGGGCAGTTCCCCTTCCTCGCCGTCGTCGGCCTCTTCGGGGAGGAGGTCGCCGCGGCGTTCGTCATCGCGCTCCGGGTGCGCGACCTGCTGGACACGCCCGGGTGGGGGTTCGGCCTCGCCTCCAGCAGCCTCGTCGGCCAGTCGCTCGGCGTCGGCGCGGAGGACGACGCCGCGTCGTACGCACAGGACGTCCTCCGGTTCGCGCTCGCGGTCTACCTCGTGGCCGCGGCGAGCGTCTTCGCCGTCGCCGACTGGGTCGGCCGCCTGTTCGTCGCCGACCCCGCCGTCGTCCCGCTGGTCGGCGGGTTCGTCTCCGCCGTCTGCGTCAGCGTCGTCTTCTACGGCGTGACCAACGGCGCGACGGGGCCCCTCCGCGCGAGCGGCGACACCCGCTGGCCCCTCTACGGGCAGGTCCTCGGCCTCTACGGCGTCGCGCTCCCCGTCGCCTCCCTCGGGACGACGACCGACCTCGGCGTCACCGCCCTCTACCTCGCGCTCGTCCTCGAGACGGCCGTCCCCGCCGCCGTCGTCTACTACCGCTACCGGAGCGGCCGCTGGAAGTCCATCAGCCGCGCCTACCGACCGGCCGCGGCCGACGACTGA
- a CDS encoding aldo/keto reductase, which yields MEYTRLGSTGLEVSRLCLGCMNFGSGEPWMMNDREASIALVERALDAGINFFDTANIYSHGESEAILGEALSSYDREECVIATKVYGPMFDGPNGQGLSRKHIIDQAHASLDRLDTDYIDLYQIHRWDDETPIEETLAALTHLVETGVVRYVGASTMAAWQFAKALFTADREGGERFVSMQAEYNLVDRHEEANVLPLCRDQDVGVVPWSPLAGGFLTGKYERGGSREHGRAADDEFMDKRFTEENWAVLDAVRDVAEREGATPTQVSLAWLLGSDVVDAPIVGPRTEEHLADALGAFDVDLSAADRDRLQAPITPVWNPDIGDT from the coding sequence CTCTGCCTCGGCTGCATGAACTTCGGGAGCGGCGAGCCGTGGATGATGAACGACCGCGAGGCGAGTATCGCCCTCGTCGAACGTGCGCTCGACGCCGGCATCAACTTCTTCGACACGGCGAACATCTACTCGCACGGCGAGAGCGAGGCCATCCTGGGGGAGGCGCTCTCGAGCTACGACCGGGAGGAGTGCGTTATCGCCACGAAGGTGTACGGCCCGATGTTCGACGGTCCGAACGGACAGGGGCTGTCGCGCAAGCACATCATCGACCAGGCGCACGCGAGCCTCGACCGCCTCGACACCGACTACATCGACCTCTACCAGATACACCGCTGGGACGACGAGACGCCGATAGAGGAGACGCTCGCGGCGCTCACCCACCTCGTGGAGACGGGCGTGGTCCGCTACGTGGGGGCGAGCACGATGGCGGCCTGGCAGTTCGCGAAGGCGCTGTTCACGGCCGACCGCGAGGGGGGAGAGCGCTTCGTCTCGATGCAGGCGGAGTACAACCTCGTCGACCGCCACGAGGAGGCGAACGTCCTGCCGCTCTGTCGCGACCAGGACGTCGGCGTCGTCCCGTGGTCGCCGCTGGCCGGCGGCTTCCTCACGGGGAAGTACGAGCGCGGCGGGTCGCGCGAGCACGGCCGCGCGGCCGACGACGAGTTCATGGACAAGCGCTTCACCGAGGAGAACTGGGCGGTCCTCGACGCCGTGCGCGACGTCGCAGAGCGCGAGGGCGCCACGCCGACGCAGGTGAGCCTCGCGTGGCTGCTCGGGTCGGACGTCGTCGACGCGCCCATCGTCGGCCCGCGCACGGAGGAGCACCTGGCGGACGCCCTCGGCGCGTTCGACGTCGACCTCTCGGCGGCCGACCGCGACCGCCTGCAAGCCCCGATAACCCCCGTCTGGAACCCCGACATCGGCGATACGTGA